Proteins encoded in a region of the Paenibacillus sp. W2I17 genome:
- a CDS encoding MFS transporter → MEITAKEAGVFDAKYRALTIGIILAVTTVAFEGLAVVTIAPSLAQKLNGLHLYGWIFSSFLLAQILGTMIIGARINKNGVFASFGISILFFVIGIVIAATSVNMITLIIGRVFQGFGGGGIITCVYYSITLGYPDKLRTKILALFSGAYILPALIGPYIAGLIAEHISWRVVFWLVLPFIGLAVMLTLPAFRKFTVRVNKPSKNNQKEGFAVLLTIGTGMLLAGLGFITDWKGIVLSVAGLLIMIQPLRKLLPEGTLSARRGLPATIASRGFFVASYNATESYVVLALTDVKKLPADMAGLIVAAGALSWSAAAWLQSRFDAKDHGMGRKKRVTIGIGFMIIGVAAVILAVGLPEGGIVFAVISQLFTGFGIGLAHPTTGAIALQHIKTGEEGEISASLQFTDAFSPGVSIGVGGALIAVSQSLNLGLLTGIILALSLQLLLVLLSFTISFRIKQAKASAEN, encoded by the coding sequence ATGGAAATAACAGCAAAAGAAGCAGGTGTTTTCGACGCCAAGTACAGAGCATTGACCATTGGGATCATTCTTGCTGTCACTACCGTCGCGTTTGAAGGTTTAGCAGTTGTTACGATTGCTCCAAGCCTGGCTCAAAAATTAAATGGGCTCCATTTGTACGGTTGGATATTCAGCTCTTTTCTTTTGGCACAAATCCTTGGAACAATGATCATTGGGGCGCGGATCAACAAAAACGGCGTATTCGCATCGTTTGGTATATCGATACTTTTTTTTGTGATCGGCATCGTAATTGCGGCTACTTCTGTGAACATGATTACTCTAATTATAGGGAGAGTATTTCAAGGGTTTGGTGGAGGCGGTATCATTACGTGTGTATATTACAGCATTACTTTAGGTTATCCTGATAAGCTGAGAACGAAAATACTTGCTTTGTTTTCCGGCGCCTACATTCTACCTGCACTAATAGGCCCTTATATTGCTGGGCTTATAGCGGAGCATATCTCCTGGAGAGTTGTTTTTTGGCTTGTGCTTCCCTTCATTGGTTTGGCTGTCATGCTGACGCTTCCCGCTTTCCGCAAATTTACAGTTAGAGTGAATAAACCTTCCAAGAATAACCAAAAAGAAGGTTTTGCAGTATTACTGACTATTGGAACGGGAATGTTGCTGGCTGGGCTAGGCTTTATAACCGATTGGAAAGGAATTGTGCTTTCCGTAGCAGGGTTGCTTATCATGATTCAGCCTTTGCGAAAGCTGCTGCCAGAGGGCACCTTAAGTGCCAGAAGAGGTTTACCGGCCACAATTGCTTCAAGAGGATTCTTTGTTGCTAGTTATAATGCGACCGAGAGTTATGTTGTCCTCGCTTTGACAGATGTTAAAAAGCTTCCTGCAGATATGGCAGGATTAATTGTAGCCGCTGGTGCATTAAGCTGGTCAGCGGCTGCCTGGCTTCAGTCCAGGTTTGATGCTAAAGATCATGGGATGGGCCGAAAAAAACGGGTAACCATTGGTATTGGATTTATGATCATTGGTGTTGCTGCGGTCATTCTCGCTGTTGGCCTCCCCGAAGGAGGGATCGTATTTGCAGTGATTTCACAGCTTTTCACTGGATTCGGCATCGGTTTGGCACATCCTACGACTGGAGCGATTGCACTACAGCATATAAAAACAGGTGAAGAAGGTGAGATCTCCGCCAGCCTTCAGTTTACAGATGCATTTAGCCCAGGGGTAAGCATTGGCGTCGGCGGAGCCCTTATTGCCGTTAGTCAGTCACTAAATTTGGGGTTGTTGACGGGGATTATATTGGCTCTGTCTCTTCAATTACTTCTCGTTCTCTTGAGCTTTACGATTTCCTTTCGCATCAAGCAGGCAAAAGCCTCGGCGGAGAACTGA
- a CDS encoding MarR family winged helix-turn-helix transcriptional regulator: MELEKYIGVNVQRAALKLNNYYQKVVNPFDITVDQWEILIVLWEKEGITQKELAERLHKDQTNVARMLFKLEKKEFIYRVIHETDRRSLRVYLTPKGRDMKDEILAPSMDAYNKTIQGLSKEEVEMFRRILTVMYNNVKDL; encoded by the coding sequence TTGGAATTAGAAAAATATATCGGTGTTAATGTACAGCGCGCGGCACTTAAACTGAATAATTACTATCAAAAGGTAGTCAATCCGTTTGACATCACAGTGGATCAGTGGGAAATACTAATCGTACTATGGGAAAAAGAAGGCATTACTCAAAAAGAACTTGCCGAGAGACTTCATAAGGACCAAACGAATGTTGCACGGATGCTGTTTAAGCTCGAAAAGAAAGAATTTATTTATCGTGTGATTCATGAAACGGATAGAAGATCTTTACGTGTTTATTTAACTCCTAAAGGACGAGATATGAAAGATGAAATTCTTGCTCCTTCCATGGATGCATATAATAAAACGATCCAGGGGTTATCCAAGGAGGAGGTTGAGATGTTTAGAAGGATTCTTACTGTAATGTATAACAACGTAAAAGATCTATAG
- a CDS encoding serine hydrolase, whose product MGRQKGKRTSIAVLTLVLTMLAPMSAMAAPATSSSDFTYEPTKKTVMEKAKLLTEKHGITSLQYALIDGGEIVVSGQTGKNDKNNKVPLTPDTIYGIGSTSKMFLTASVMKLVDEGKVDLDLPVVNYIPDFQMKDHRYKQITPRMLLNHSSGLLGSTGSNATLYGDNDTYSHDTFLEQLASQNLKADPGAFSVYSNDGFTLSEIMVERVSGMSFTAFIHQYFTEPLDMKHTKTPQDVVDTAAMAGIYSPLYEGQLPQENYNVIATGGIYSTAEDLAKFSQIFTGEVQGILTDKSVEAMAQEEYKRGMWPEDGDTSISYGLGWDSVNLYPFSEYGIKAVTKGGDTISYHSSLVVLPEYNLAAAVTSSGGTSAKDQFIASELLLSALEEKGIITERKPEKSFGVPLKADIPKEIATNAGIYGGNNSVKKIEMNTAGQMTVSTPAAPSDPAQKYTYTADGTFVNDEGTEKLKFVKEKNGRTYLWYRSYISLPGLGQLAFSEYKMEKLEANELSQDITASWEQREGKKYYLVNEKYTSTVYLNSAPILPIHLDKETPGYISNTKIIGANEAVTELQIPGLAGRDTKEIYFAKKNGVEYITAVGSIYASEEMVQPLYSGKQSLATIQADGYARWFSIPATVKGKVMTVKMPATGAFAVYDQNGICINHTVVSGKNEVVLPENGRIVFAGDVDSTFEISLK is encoded by the coding sequence ATGGGACGACAAAAGGGAAAACGAACTTCAATCGCCGTGTTAACGCTGGTATTAACGATGTTAGCTCCAATGTCTGCAATGGCCGCGCCTGCTACAAGTAGCAGTGATTTTACGTATGAACCAACCAAGAAAACGGTGATGGAGAAAGCCAAGTTACTCACCGAGAAACATGGAATCACAAGCCTGCAATATGCCCTTATCGATGGTGGCGAGATTGTGGTGTCCGGTCAGACGGGTAAAAACGATAAAAACAACAAGGTGCCTCTTACGCCGGATACAATCTATGGCATAGGATCAACGAGTAAAATGTTCCTCACAGCTTCTGTTATGAAGTTAGTTGACGAAGGCAAGGTGGATTTGGATCTGCCTGTTGTGAACTATATACCTGATTTTCAGATGAAAGATCATCGCTACAAACAAATCACACCGCGCATGCTGTTGAATCATTCTTCCGGTCTGCTGGGCAGCACTGGCAGCAATGCCACATTGTACGGGGATAATGATACGTACTCACATGATACGTTTCTCGAGCAATTGGCGAGTCAAAACCTGAAGGCAGATCCCGGCGCATTCTCCGTGTATAGTAACGATGGGTTTACGTTATCCGAAATTATGGTTGAACGTGTTAGCGGCATGAGTTTTACAGCTTTTATACACCAATATTTTACGGAACCTTTGGACATGAAACATACCAAAACACCACAGGATGTGGTTGACACGGCAGCAATGGCGGGAATCTATTCTCCATTGTATGAGGGTCAGCTTCCACAAGAGAATTATAATGTTATCGCTACTGGAGGCATTTATTCCACCGCTGAAGATCTTGCGAAGTTTTCACAAATCTTCACGGGAGAGGTCCAAGGCATTCTTACCGATAAGTCTGTAGAAGCCATGGCGCAAGAAGAATATAAAAGAGGCATGTGGCCAGAGGATGGCGATACGTCTATATCTTACGGTTTAGGGTGGGATAGTGTAAATCTGTACCCATTCAGTGAATACGGTATCAAGGCAGTAACAAAAGGTGGAGATACCATATCGTACCACTCATCATTAGTCGTACTGCCGGAATATAATCTGGCTGCAGCCGTTACCTCATCAGGTGGGACAAGTGCCAAAGATCAGTTCATTGCGAGTGAATTATTACTCAGCGCACTTGAGGAAAAGGGGATTATTACAGAACGGAAGCCGGAAAAATCGTTTGGTGTGCCCCTGAAGGCAGATATACCTAAAGAAATAGCCACGAATGCAGGTATATATGGCGGCAATAATTCGGTTAAGAAGATCGAAATGAATACTGCTGGACAAATGACTGTATCCACACCCGCAGCTCCAAGTGATCCGGCTCAAAAATACACCTATACAGCAGATGGTACTTTTGTTAACGATGAAGGCACGGAAAAGTTGAAATTTGTTAAGGAGAAGAATGGAAGGACTTATCTGTGGTATCGATCTTATATATCCTTGCCAGGACTTGGACAATTGGCTTTCTCCGAATATAAAATGGAGAAGCTGGAAGCCAATGAATTATCCCAGGATATTACGGCCTCATGGGAGCAGCGTGAAGGAAAAAAATATTACCTGGTGAATGAGAAATATACATCAACGGTTTATCTCAATTCGGCACCAATTCTCCCTATTCATTTGGACAAAGAGACCCCGGGATATATATCCAATACTAAGATTATTGGAGCAAACGAAGCAGTCACGGAGCTGCAAATCCCTGGCCTGGCTGGACGTGATACAAAGGAGATTTATTTTGCTAAAAAGAACGGAGTAGAGTACATTACAGCCGTTGGTAGCATATACGCCAGTGAGGAAATGGTACAACCACTATATTCGGGTAAACAATCTCTAGCAACGATTCAAGCAGACGGATATGCCAGATGGTTTTCGATACCAGCAACGGTGAAAGGAAAAGTCATGACGGTTAAAATGCCTGCAACTGGCGCCTTTGCCGTATATGATCAGAACGGTATTTGTATTAATCACACCGTGGTCAGCGGTAAGAATGAGGTTGTTTTACCAGAAAACGGCCGCATTGTATTTGCAGGTGACGTGGATTCCACATTTGAAATTTCATTGAAATAG
- a CDS encoding alpha/beta fold hydrolase, protein MRLFEILLVLSCFALLIDLLFIKRSAKKIGLGLGIGSSVILLVQLFVEGYRWQLLVVYIMTALFIIIVLFRHSEKMMNLKIGKFLKYSLSSLIVILLVGSTVLSVYLPVFNLPKLDGPEKVGTQTFHLTDQNRDEIFTEDQSDKRELMVQVWYPTENSNNNKRDTLFPKDKEMFKKYIQSFSNSLKLPEFLLDYLKYSQTNSYENVEILPSTSPYPVVLLSHGMGTSRVLHVSQAENLASHGYIVVTIDHTYSTFATLFPDGRVTDYKKSTTTLDERTKTGSIWTKDVEFVIDQIEKLNSGAIESQFKGKIDLDHIGAMGHSFGGATAFNATYLDQRIKAGVNMDGSLYEVENRDDINKPFMFIRSGSFEDWFANFEIDRNSEDEVTKSLSDELHIMKNVMNHGGKVIYVEGTQHFNFTDLQFYSELVKLSGITGDINGKRGSNIVNQYVLDFFNKQLKGTGGDLIQGPNDLYPEVKFVDPEEIK, encoded by the coding sequence GACCTACTATTTATTAAAAGAAGTGCAAAGAAAATAGGCTTGGGTTTGGGTATAGGAAGTAGCGTTATATTATTAGTTCAATTGTTTGTTGAGGGATACAGATGGCAGTTGCTTGTGGTATATATCATGACGGCTCTATTCATAATCATCGTTTTATTCAGACATTCCGAAAAGATGATGAACCTTAAAATAGGGAAGTTCTTGAAATATAGTTTATCTTCCTTAATCGTTATTCTGCTTGTTGGTTCTACCGTCTTGTCTGTATACTTACCTGTTTTTAATCTGCCGAAGCTTGATGGTCCAGAGAAGGTGGGTACTCAAACATTTCATTTAACAGATCAGAACAGAGACGAAATCTTCACTGAAGATCAAAGCGATAAGAGAGAACTAATGGTTCAAGTTTGGTACCCAACTGAAAACAGCAATAATAACAAGCGTGACACGCTGTTTCCAAAAGATAAAGAAATGTTCAAAAAGTATATTCAGAGCTTCTCTAATTCTTTAAAACTGCCCGAATTTTTGCTCGACTACTTGAAGTATAGTCAAACCAACTCTTATGAAAATGTTGAAATATTACCTTCTACAAGTCCTTATCCCGTGGTACTACTATCTCATGGTATGGGAACCAGTAGAGTTCTACATGTATCACAGGCCGAGAATCTGGCCAGTCATGGGTATATCGTGGTCACCATCGATCATACGTATAGCACCTTTGCTACTCTTTTTCCAGATGGCCGTGTAACGGATTATAAAAAAAGCACGACTACACTAGATGAACGTACAAAAACAGGGAGTATATGGACGAAAGATGTGGAGTTTGTAATCGATCAAATCGAAAAGCTGAATTCAGGTGCAATCGAAAGTCAGTTTAAAGGGAAAATCGATCTAGATCACATCGGCGCGATGGGGCATTCTTTTGGGGGTGCAACCGCGTTTAATGCAACGTATTTAGATCAGAGAATCAAGGCCGGGGTTAATATGGATGGGTCACTATATGAAGTGGAAAATAGAGATGATATAAACAAGCCGTTTATGTTCATCCGATCGGGAAGTTTTGAAGACTGGTTCGCCAACTTTGAAATAGATAGAAATTCGGAGGATGAAGTAACTAAATCTCTTTCAGATGAGCTGCACATTATGAAAAATGTTATGAATCATGGGGGAAAAGTGATCTATGTAGAAGGAACCCAGCACTTCAATTTCACGGACCTTCAGTTCTATTCAGAGCTGGTTAAACTGTCCGGTATCACAGGAGATATCAATGGTAAAAGAGGATCAAACATCGTAAATCAATATGTACTCGATTTCTTTAACAAGCAACTGAAAGGAACGGGTGGAGATCTGATTCAGGGACCAAATGACTTGTATCCGGAGGTGAAATTTGTAGACCCAGAAGAAATCAAATAA